One genomic region from Nymphaea colorata isolate Beijing-Zhang1983 chromosome 12, ASM883128v2, whole genome shotgun sequence encodes:
- the LOC116265371 gene encoding type I inositol polyphosphate 5-phosphatase 2 isoform X2, whose translation MKKWFNVKPKVNDFSEDEIDTESEDGDGSDLERDLVGTMKRNQAVPRNRESGPPSRNHLWRLRRRKSETLRVEYISSKEIRVAIGTWNVAGRLPHDSLDIDCWLGIEEPADMYVIGFQEVVALNAGNVLGAEDSSPIPKWEAIIRKRLNQTQQEQTKCKSYSAPPSPVLSASSTADVLDDGGTLDVDCASSKCDVHSIDPFGLQNVGDLRNMAKFQLRGAYGPDGDNKFCWPERPLDAAVQGPSTRKLRRVLSSTGRLGSHKVERQLDLPSRGSEYHGKLKRVFHSSGNLGLIWPVEDENSVAPASNLSKVSSDILTDSDDDTDHSNLEENPSSVTTEQVCRKSRARYVRIVSKQMVGIYISIWVRRRLRRHINNLKVSPVGVGLMGYMGNKGSISVSLSLYHSRLCFVCSHLTSGQKDGDEERRNSDVHEILRRTRFSCAIDDNQPQTIPSHDQIFWFGDLNYRLNMDDMEVRSLVAKGRWDELIDRDQLCREFRKGRVFGGWKEGTIDFAPTYKYEFNSDRYAGETAREGEKRRSPAWCDRILFFGKGIKQLSYSRAELRLSDHRPVSSTFLVEVEVFNRRRLERVLSVTNAGVYTEDGFAEDIDNDRYPVSLVQGSSLSKMHNGVS comes from the exons ATGAAGAAGTGGTTTAATGTTAAGCCTAAGGTGAATGACTTCAGTGAGGACGAGATCGATACTGAGAGTGAAGATGGTG ATGGAAGCGACCTGGAAAGGGATCTAGTTGGGACAATGAAGAGAAACCAAGCTGTACCAAGAAACCGAGAATCAG GGCCACCATCGAGAAACCATCTATGGAGGTTGAGGAGGAGAAAATCAGAGACTCTCCGTGTTGAATACATAAGTAGTAAGGAAATAAG AGTTGCTATAGGGACATGGAATGTTGCAGGAAGGCTTCCACATGATTCCCTTGATATTGATTGCTGGCTTGGTATAGAAGAACCTGCAGATATGTATGTCATCGG GTTTCAGGAGGTGGTTGCTTTGAATGCTGGGAATGTATTAGGTGCAGAGGATAGTAGCCCAATCCCCAAATGGGAGGCCATCATCCGAAAAAGACTTAACCAGACACAACAAGAGcaaacaaaatgtaaaagctATAGCGCTCCTCCCTCACCAGTATTGAGTGCGTCCTCTACTGCTGATGTACTTGATGATGGTGGAACCCTTGACGTAGATTGCGCAAGCAGTAAGTGTGATGTGCACTCTATTGATCCCTTTGGACTACAAAATGTTGGGGACTTGAGAAACATGGCTAAGTTCCAGTTGAGAGGCGCTTATGGCCCCGATGGGGACAATAAGTTTTGCTGGCCAGAGCGTCCATTAGATGCAGCAGTGCAAGGTCCCTCAACTCGGAAACTAAGAAGAGTTTTAAGCAGTACGGGGAGGTTGGGTTCCCACAAGGTTGAAAGGCAACTTGATTTACCTTCTCGAGGTTCGGAATACCACGGCAAGTTGAAAAGGGTGTTCCACAGCTCAGGAAACCTTGGATTGATCTGGCCTGTGGAGGATGAGAACTCAGTTGCTCCGGCGAGCAATCTATCAAAAGTTTCTTCTGATATCTTAACTGATAGTGATGATGACACTGATCACTCCAACTTGGAGGAGAATCCGTCTAGTGTGACAACTGAACAGGTTTGCAGAAAAAGTCGTGCCAGATATGTCCGGATAGTCAGTAAGCAGATGGTGGGGATATACATCTCCATTTGGGTCCGCCGGAGACTTAGAAGACACATAAACAACCTGAAGGTTTCTCCGGTGGGAGTTGGCTTGATGGGTTACATGGGCAACAAG GGATCTATTTCGGTCAGCTTGTCTCTATACCATTCGAGACTGTGCTTTGTTTGTTCGCATCTGACGTCCGGCCAAAAGGATGGTGATGAGGAGCGCCGCAATTCTGATGTGCATGAGATCCTGCGACGTACGCGCTTCTCATGTGCAATTGATGACAATCAGCCACAAACGATCCCTTCTCACGA TCAAATCTTTTGGTTTGGGGATCTAAATTATCGCCTTAATATGGATGATATGGAAGTAAGGAGCCTTGTTGCCAAGGGACGATGGGATGAGCTCATCGATCGTGACCAG CTATGCAGAGAGTTTCGGAAAGGTCGTGTATTTGGTGGATGGAAAGAGGGCACGATAGATTTCGCTCCCACATACAAATACGAATTCAACTCAGACAGATATGCTGGTGAGACTGCGAGGGAAGGGGAGAAGCGTCGATCTCCAGCATG GTGCGACCGCATACTTTTTTTCGGGAAGGGAATCAAACAACTTTCTTATTCCAGAGCCGAGCTCAGGCTTTCCGACCATCGTCCTGTTAGTTCCACCTTCCTGGTGGAGGTCGAAGTTTTTAACCGTCGGAGGCTTGAAAGGGTACTTAGTGTAACTAATGCAGGCGTTTATACTGAAGATGGCTTCGCCGAAGATATTGACAATGACCGGTATCCAGTCTCATTGGTGCAGGGCAGCTCCTTGTCTAAAATGCACAATGGAGTAAGCTAG
- the LOC116265371 gene encoding type I inositol polyphosphate 5-phosphatase 2 isoform X1 — protein sequence MRTRTAKRSEPFWPSIVMKKWFNVKPKVNDFSEDEIDTESEDGDGSDLERDLVGTMKRNQAVPRNRESGPPSRNHLWRLRRRKSETLRVEYISSKEIRVAIGTWNVAGRLPHDSLDIDCWLGIEEPADMYVIGFQEVVALNAGNVLGAEDSSPIPKWEAIIRKRLNQTQQEQTKCKSYSAPPSPVLSASSTADVLDDGGTLDVDCASSKCDVHSIDPFGLQNVGDLRNMAKFQLRGAYGPDGDNKFCWPERPLDAAVQGPSTRKLRRVLSSTGRLGSHKVERQLDLPSRGSEYHGKLKRVFHSSGNLGLIWPVEDENSVAPASNLSKVSSDILTDSDDDTDHSNLEENPSSVTTEQVCRKSRARYVRIVSKQMVGIYISIWVRRRLRRHINNLKVSPVGVGLMGYMGNKGSISVSLSLYHSRLCFVCSHLTSGQKDGDEERRNSDVHEILRRTRFSCAIDDNQPQTIPSHDQIFWFGDLNYRLNMDDMEVRSLVAKGRWDELIDRDQLCREFRKGRVFGGWKEGTIDFAPTYKYEFNSDRYAGETAREGEKRRSPAWCDRILFFGKGIKQLSYSRAELRLSDHRPVSSTFLVEVEVFNRRRLERVLSVTNAGVYTEDGFAEDIDNDRYPVSLVQGSSLSKMHNGVS from the exons ATGAGAACTCGTACAGCAAAGCGTTCAGAG CCCTTTTGGCCATCAATTGTGATGAAGAAGTGGTTTAATGTTAAGCCTAAGGTGAATGACTTCAGTGAGGACGAGATCGATACTGAGAGTGAAGATGGTG ATGGAAGCGACCTGGAAAGGGATCTAGTTGGGACAATGAAGAGAAACCAAGCTGTACCAAGAAACCGAGAATCAG GGCCACCATCGAGAAACCATCTATGGAGGTTGAGGAGGAGAAAATCAGAGACTCTCCGTGTTGAATACATAAGTAGTAAGGAAATAAG AGTTGCTATAGGGACATGGAATGTTGCAGGAAGGCTTCCACATGATTCCCTTGATATTGATTGCTGGCTTGGTATAGAAGAACCTGCAGATATGTATGTCATCGG GTTTCAGGAGGTGGTTGCTTTGAATGCTGGGAATGTATTAGGTGCAGAGGATAGTAGCCCAATCCCCAAATGGGAGGCCATCATCCGAAAAAGACTTAACCAGACACAACAAGAGcaaacaaaatgtaaaagctATAGCGCTCCTCCCTCACCAGTATTGAGTGCGTCCTCTACTGCTGATGTACTTGATGATGGTGGAACCCTTGACGTAGATTGCGCAAGCAGTAAGTGTGATGTGCACTCTATTGATCCCTTTGGACTACAAAATGTTGGGGACTTGAGAAACATGGCTAAGTTCCAGTTGAGAGGCGCTTATGGCCCCGATGGGGACAATAAGTTTTGCTGGCCAGAGCGTCCATTAGATGCAGCAGTGCAAGGTCCCTCAACTCGGAAACTAAGAAGAGTTTTAAGCAGTACGGGGAGGTTGGGTTCCCACAAGGTTGAAAGGCAACTTGATTTACCTTCTCGAGGTTCGGAATACCACGGCAAGTTGAAAAGGGTGTTCCACAGCTCAGGAAACCTTGGATTGATCTGGCCTGTGGAGGATGAGAACTCAGTTGCTCCGGCGAGCAATCTATCAAAAGTTTCTTCTGATATCTTAACTGATAGTGATGATGACACTGATCACTCCAACTTGGAGGAGAATCCGTCTAGTGTGACAACTGAACAGGTTTGCAGAAAAAGTCGTGCCAGATATGTCCGGATAGTCAGTAAGCAGATGGTGGGGATATACATCTCCATTTGGGTCCGCCGGAGACTTAGAAGACACATAAACAACCTGAAGGTTTCTCCGGTGGGAGTTGGCTTGATGGGTTACATGGGCAACAAG GGATCTATTTCGGTCAGCTTGTCTCTATACCATTCGAGACTGTGCTTTGTTTGTTCGCATCTGACGTCCGGCCAAAAGGATGGTGATGAGGAGCGCCGCAATTCTGATGTGCATGAGATCCTGCGACGTACGCGCTTCTCATGTGCAATTGATGACAATCAGCCACAAACGATCCCTTCTCACGA TCAAATCTTTTGGTTTGGGGATCTAAATTATCGCCTTAATATGGATGATATGGAAGTAAGGAGCCTTGTTGCCAAGGGACGATGGGATGAGCTCATCGATCGTGACCAG CTATGCAGAGAGTTTCGGAAAGGTCGTGTATTTGGTGGATGGAAAGAGGGCACGATAGATTTCGCTCCCACATACAAATACGAATTCAACTCAGACAGATATGCTGGTGAGACTGCGAGGGAAGGGGAGAAGCGTCGATCTCCAGCATG GTGCGACCGCATACTTTTTTTCGGGAAGGGAATCAAACAACTTTCTTATTCCAGAGCCGAGCTCAGGCTTTCCGACCATCGTCCTGTTAGTTCCACCTTCCTGGTGGAGGTCGAAGTTTTTAACCGTCGGAGGCTTGAAAGGGTACTTAGTGTAACTAATGCAGGCGTTTATACTGAAGATGGCTTCGCCGAAGATATTGACAATGACCGGTATCCAGTCTCATTGGTGCAGGGCAGCTCCTTGTCTAAAATGCACAATGGAGTAAGCTAG
- the LOC116265371 gene encoding type I inositol polyphosphate 5-phosphatase 2 isoform X5, with amino-acid sequence MYVIGFQEVVALNAGNVLGAEDSSPIPKWEAIIRKRLNQTQQEQTKCKSYSAPPSPVLSASSTADVLDDGGTLDVDCASSKCDVHSIDPFGLQNVGDLRNMAKFQLRGAYGPDGDNKFCWPERPLDAAVQGPSTRKLRRVLSSTGRLGSHKVERQLDLPSRGSEYHGKLKRVFHSSGNLGLIWPVEDENSVAPASNLSKVSSDILTDSDDDTDHSNLEENPSSVTTEQVCRKSRARYVRIVSKQMVGIYISIWVRRRLRRHINNLKVSPVGVGLMGYMGNKGSISVSLSLYHSRLCFVCSHLTSGQKDGDEERRNSDVHEILRRTRFSCAIDDNQPQTIPSHDQIFWFGDLNYRLNMDDMEVRSLVAKGRWDELIDRDQLCREFRKGRVFGGWKEGTIDFAPTYKYEFNSDRYAGETAREGEKRRSPAWCDRILFFGKGIKQLSYSRAELRLSDHRPVSSTFLVEVEVFNRRRLERVLSVTNAGVYTEDGFAEDIDNDRYPVSLVQGSSLSKMHNGVS; translated from the exons ATGTATGTCATCGG GTTTCAGGAGGTGGTTGCTTTGAATGCTGGGAATGTATTAGGTGCAGAGGATAGTAGCCCAATCCCCAAATGGGAGGCCATCATCCGAAAAAGACTTAACCAGACACAACAAGAGcaaacaaaatgtaaaagctATAGCGCTCCTCCCTCACCAGTATTGAGTGCGTCCTCTACTGCTGATGTACTTGATGATGGTGGAACCCTTGACGTAGATTGCGCAAGCAGTAAGTGTGATGTGCACTCTATTGATCCCTTTGGACTACAAAATGTTGGGGACTTGAGAAACATGGCTAAGTTCCAGTTGAGAGGCGCTTATGGCCCCGATGGGGACAATAAGTTTTGCTGGCCAGAGCGTCCATTAGATGCAGCAGTGCAAGGTCCCTCAACTCGGAAACTAAGAAGAGTTTTAAGCAGTACGGGGAGGTTGGGTTCCCACAAGGTTGAAAGGCAACTTGATTTACCTTCTCGAGGTTCGGAATACCACGGCAAGTTGAAAAGGGTGTTCCACAGCTCAGGAAACCTTGGATTGATCTGGCCTGTGGAGGATGAGAACTCAGTTGCTCCGGCGAGCAATCTATCAAAAGTTTCTTCTGATATCTTAACTGATAGTGATGATGACACTGATCACTCCAACTTGGAGGAGAATCCGTCTAGTGTGACAACTGAACAGGTTTGCAGAAAAAGTCGTGCCAGATATGTCCGGATAGTCAGTAAGCAGATGGTGGGGATATACATCTCCATTTGGGTCCGCCGGAGACTTAGAAGACACATAAACAACCTGAAGGTTTCTCCGGTGGGAGTTGGCTTGATGGGTTACATGGGCAACAAG GGATCTATTTCGGTCAGCTTGTCTCTATACCATTCGAGACTGTGCTTTGTTTGTTCGCATCTGACGTCCGGCCAAAAGGATGGTGATGAGGAGCGCCGCAATTCTGATGTGCATGAGATCCTGCGACGTACGCGCTTCTCATGTGCAATTGATGACAATCAGCCACAAACGATCCCTTCTCACGA TCAAATCTTTTGGTTTGGGGATCTAAATTATCGCCTTAATATGGATGATATGGAAGTAAGGAGCCTTGTTGCCAAGGGACGATGGGATGAGCTCATCGATCGTGACCAG CTATGCAGAGAGTTTCGGAAAGGTCGTGTATTTGGTGGATGGAAAGAGGGCACGATAGATTTCGCTCCCACATACAAATACGAATTCAACTCAGACAGATATGCTGGTGAGACTGCGAGGGAAGGGGAGAAGCGTCGATCTCCAGCATG GTGCGACCGCATACTTTTTTTCGGGAAGGGAATCAAACAACTTTCTTATTCCAGAGCCGAGCTCAGGCTTTCCGACCATCGTCCTGTTAGTTCCACCTTCCTGGTGGAGGTCGAAGTTTTTAACCGTCGGAGGCTTGAAAGGGTACTTAGTGTAACTAATGCAGGCGTTTATACTGAAGATGGCTTCGCCGAAGATATTGACAATGACCGGTATCCAGTCTCATTGGTGCAGGGCAGCTCCTTGTCTAAAATGCACAATGGAGTAAGCTAG
- the LOC116265371 gene encoding type I inositol polyphosphate 5-phosphatase 2 isoform X3 yields the protein MRTRTAKRSEPFWPSIVMKKWFNVKPKVNDFSEDEIDTESEDGDGSDLERDLVGTMKRNQAVPRNRESGPPSRNHLWRLRRRKSETLRVEYISSKEIRVAIGTWNVAGRLPHDSLDIDCWLGIEEPADMYVIGFQEVVALNAGNVLGAEDSSPIPKWEAIIRKRLNQTQQEQTKCKSYSAPPSPVLSASSTADVLDDGGTLDVDCASSKCDVHSIDPFGLQNVGDLRNMAKFQLRGAYGPDGDNKFCWPERPLDAAVQGPSTRKLRRVLSSTGRLGSHKVERQLDLPSRGSEYHGKLKRVFHSSGNLGLIWPVEDENSVAPASNLSKVSSDILTDSDDDTDHSNLEENPSSVTTEQVCRKSRARYVRIVSKQMVGIYISIWVRRRLRRHINNLKVSPVGVGLMGYMGNKGSISVSLSLYHSRLCFVCSHLTSGQKDGDEERRNSDVHEILRRTRFSCAIDDNQPQTIPSHDQIFWFGDLNYRLNMDDMEVRSLVAKGRWDELIDRDQLCREFRKGRVFGGWKEGTIDFAPTYKYEFNSDRYAGETAREGEKRRSPAWGSLVAVCCSG from the exons ATGAGAACTCGTACAGCAAAGCGTTCAGAG CCCTTTTGGCCATCAATTGTGATGAAGAAGTGGTTTAATGTTAAGCCTAAGGTGAATGACTTCAGTGAGGACGAGATCGATACTGAGAGTGAAGATGGTG ATGGAAGCGACCTGGAAAGGGATCTAGTTGGGACAATGAAGAGAAACCAAGCTGTACCAAGAAACCGAGAATCAG GGCCACCATCGAGAAACCATCTATGGAGGTTGAGGAGGAGAAAATCAGAGACTCTCCGTGTTGAATACATAAGTAGTAAGGAAATAAG AGTTGCTATAGGGACATGGAATGTTGCAGGAAGGCTTCCACATGATTCCCTTGATATTGATTGCTGGCTTGGTATAGAAGAACCTGCAGATATGTATGTCATCGG GTTTCAGGAGGTGGTTGCTTTGAATGCTGGGAATGTATTAGGTGCAGAGGATAGTAGCCCAATCCCCAAATGGGAGGCCATCATCCGAAAAAGACTTAACCAGACACAACAAGAGcaaacaaaatgtaaaagctATAGCGCTCCTCCCTCACCAGTATTGAGTGCGTCCTCTACTGCTGATGTACTTGATGATGGTGGAACCCTTGACGTAGATTGCGCAAGCAGTAAGTGTGATGTGCACTCTATTGATCCCTTTGGACTACAAAATGTTGGGGACTTGAGAAACATGGCTAAGTTCCAGTTGAGAGGCGCTTATGGCCCCGATGGGGACAATAAGTTTTGCTGGCCAGAGCGTCCATTAGATGCAGCAGTGCAAGGTCCCTCAACTCGGAAACTAAGAAGAGTTTTAAGCAGTACGGGGAGGTTGGGTTCCCACAAGGTTGAAAGGCAACTTGATTTACCTTCTCGAGGTTCGGAATACCACGGCAAGTTGAAAAGGGTGTTCCACAGCTCAGGAAACCTTGGATTGATCTGGCCTGTGGAGGATGAGAACTCAGTTGCTCCGGCGAGCAATCTATCAAAAGTTTCTTCTGATATCTTAACTGATAGTGATGATGACACTGATCACTCCAACTTGGAGGAGAATCCGTCTAGTGTGACAACTGAACAGGTTTGCAGAAAAAGTCGTGCCAGATATGTCCGGATAGTCAGTAAGCAGATGGTGGGGATATACATCTCCATTTGGGTCCGCCGGAGACTTAGAAGACACATAAACAACCTGAAGGTTTCTCCGGTGGGAGTTGGCTTGATGGGTTACATGGGCAACAAG GGATCTATTTCGGTCAGCTTGTCTCTATACCATTCGAGACTGTGCTTTGTTTGTTCGCATCTGACGTCCGGCCAAAAGGATGGTGATGAGGAGCGCCGCAATTCTGATGTGCATGAGATCCTGCGACGTACGCGCTTCTCATGTGCAATTGATGACAATCAGCCACAAACGATCCCTTCTCACGA TCAAATCTTTTGGTTTGGGGATCTAAATTATCGCCTTAATATGGATGATATGGAAGTAAGGAGCCTTGTTGCCAAGGGACGATGGGATGAGCTCATCGATCGTGACCAG CTATGCAGAGAGTTTCGGAAAGGTCGTGTATTTGGTGGATGGAAAGAGGGCACGATAGATTTCGCTCCCACATACAAATACGAATTCAACTCAGACAGATATGCTGGTGAGACTGCGAGGGAAGGGGAGAAGCGTCGATCTCCAGCATG GGGCTCACTGGTTGCTGTATGCTGCTCTGGTTAG
- the LOC116265371 gene encoding type I inositol polyphosphate 5-phosphatase 2 isoform X4, producing the protein MRTRTAKRSEPFWPSIVMKKWFNVKPKVNDFSEDEIDTESEDGDGSDLERDLVGTMKRNQAVPRNRESGPPSRNHLWRLRRRKSETLRVEYISSKEIRVAIGTWNVAGRLPHDSLDIDCWLGIEEPADMYVIGFQEVVALNAGNVLGAEDSSPIPKWEAIIRKRLNQTQQEQTKCKSYSAPPSPVLSASSTADVLDDGGTLDVDCASSKCDVHSIDPFGLQNVGDLRNMAKFQLRGAYGPDGDNKFCWPERPLDAAVQGPSTRKLRRVLSSTGRLGSHKVERQLDLPSRGSEYHGKLKRVFHSSGNLGLIWPVEDENSVAPASNLSKVSSDILTDSDDDTDHSNLEENPSSVTTEQVCRKSRARYVRIVSKQMVGIYISIWVRRRLRRHINNLKVSPVGVGLMGYMGNKGSISVSLSLYHSRLCFVCSHLTSGQKDGDEERRNSDVHEILRRTRFSCAIDDNQPQTIPSHDQIFWFGDLNYRLNMDDMEVRSLVAKGRWDELIDRDQEMPGGFLLNGAMAD; encoded by the exons ATGAGAACTCGTACAGCAAAGCGTTCAGAG CCCTTTTGGCCATCAATTGTGATGAAGAAGTGGTTTAATGTTAAGCCTAAGGTGAATGACTTCAGTGAGGACGAGATCGATACTGAGAGTGAAGATGGTG ATGGAAGCGACCTGGAAAGGGATCTAGTTGGGACAATGAAGAGAAACCAAGCTGTACCAAGAAACCGAGAATCAG GGCCACCATCGAGAAACCATCTATGGAGGTTGAGGAGGAGAAAATCAGAGACTCTCCGTGTTGAATACATAAGTAGTAAGGAAATAAG AGTTGCTATAGGGACATGGAATGTTGCAGGAAGGCTTCCACATGATTCCCTTGATATTGATTGCTGGCTTGGTATAGAAGAACCTGCAGATATGTATGTCATCGG GTTTCAGGAGGTGGTTGCTTTGAATGCTGGGAATGTATTAGGTGCAGAGGATAGTAGCCCAATCCCCAAATGGGAGGCCATCATCCGAAAAAGACTTAACCAGACACAACAAGAGcaaacaaaatgtaaaagctATAGCGCTCCTCCCTCACCAGTATTGAGTGCGTCCTCTACTGCTGATGTACTTGATGATGGTGGAACCCTTGACGTAGATTGCGCAAGCAGTAAGTGTGATGTGCACTCTATTGATCCCTTTGGACTACAAAATGTTGGGGACTTGAGAAACATGGCTAAGTTCCAGTTGAGAGGCGCTTATGGCCCCGATGGGGACAATAAGTTTTGCTGGCCAGAGCGTCCATTAGATGCAGCAGTGCAAGGTCCCTCAACTCGGAAACTAAGAAGAGTTTTAAGCAGTACGGGGAGGTTGGGTTCCCACAAGGTTGAAAGGCAACTTGATTTACCTTCTCGAGGTTCGGAATACCACGGCAAGTTGAAAAGGGTGTTCCACAGCTCAGGAAACCTTGGATTGATCTGGCCTGTGGAGGATGAGAACTCAGTTGCTCCGGCGAGCAATCTATCAAAAGTTTCTTCTGATATCTTAACTGATAGTGATGATGACACTGATCACTCCAACTTGGAGGAGAATCCGTCTAGTGTGACAACTGAACAGGTTTGCAGAAAAAGTCGTGCCAGATATGTCCGGATAGTCAGTAAGCAGATGGTGGGGATATACATCTCCATTTGGGTCCGCCGGAGACTTAGAAGACACATAAACAACCTGAAGGTTTCTCCGGTGGGAGTTGGCTTGATGGGTTACATGGGCAACAAG GGATCTATTTCGGTCAGCTTGTCTCTATACCATTCGAGACTGTGCTTTGTTTGTTCGCATCTGACGTCCGGCCAAAAGGATGGTGATGAGGAGCGCCGCAATTCTGATGTGCATGAGATCCTGCGACGTACGCGCTTCTCATGTGCAATTGATGACAATCAGCCACAAACGATCCCTTCTCACGA TCAAATCTTTTGGTTTGGGGATCTAAATTATCGCCTTAATATGGATGATATGGAAGTAAGGAGCCTTGTTGCCAAGGGACGATGGGATGAGCTCATCGATCGTGACCAG GAAATGCCGGGGGGATTCCTTCTTAATGGCGCCATGGCGGACTGA